Proteins encoded in a region of the Isoalcanivorax pacificus W11-5 genome:
- a CDS encoding DUF4351 domain-containing protein, whose product MVGFAFGSTHPTRQWERPRIIQLFRVIDWLMALPPLLNQQLRREVANQGGATVKFLSVFERHAIDEAAKKARIEGESALLSRLLTRRFGPLPTEVQARLATASTTQLEHWADRVFDAGSLEDVFQ is encoded by the coding sequence GTGGTGGGTTTCGCCTTTGGCTCTACCCACCCTACCCGACAATGGGAGCGACCACGTATTATCCAGCTATTCCGGGTGATCGACTGGCTGATGGCCCTGCCGCCCTTGCTGAACCAGCAACTGCGCAGGGAAGTGGCCAACCAAGGAGGAGCGACCGTGAAATTTCTCAGTGTGTTTGAACGACATGCCATTGATGAGGCGGCCAAAAAGGCACGTATCGAGGGTGAAAGTGCCCTACTGAGCCGATTGCTGACGCGGCGTTTCGGACCATTGCCCACAGAAGTCCAGGCCCGTCTGGCCACCGCCAGCACAACGCAACTCGAACACTGGGCCGACCGGGTATTCGATGCCGGATCGCTGGAAGATGTCTTCCAGTAA
- a CDS encoding class I SAM-dependent methyltransferase: protein MSLGLLPDAPPGLPGLPVASDAAALATGCDLVLGHRDGALSLWHPGGPETPLCVDFAGGKTGYRVAADRVRHEKLVRAAGNMPENGVVIDATAGLGRDAAVLAAAGWQVVLLERQPVLHAMLSDGLRRAGALAQRMTLVNADSLDWLVTHPAVAQVVYLDPMFPEREKSAAIKKDLAWLQQLSPIDDEAGEAALLTAALTAAGKRVVVKRPLRAPLLPGRKPSHQLAGKTVRFDVYVTG from the coding sequence ATGAGCCTCGGCCTGCTGCCGGATGCACCGCCAGGCCTGCCCGGTTTGCCGGTGGCCAGCGATGCCGCCGCGCTGGCCACCGGCTGTGACCTGGTGCTGGGCCATCGCGATGGTGCGCTGTCGCTGTGGCATCCGGGTGGGCCGGAAACGCCCCTGTGCGTGGATTTTGCAGGCGGCAAGACCGGCTACCGCGTTGCCGCCGACCGCGTGCGTCATGAAAAACTGGTGCGTGCGGCCGGCAACATGCCGGAAAACGGTGTGGTGATAGACGCCACCGCCGGTCTCGGACGCGATGCGGCGGTGCTGGCGGCGGCGGGCTGGCAGGTCGTGCTGCTGGAGCGGCAGCCGGTGCTGCACGCCATGTTGTCGGATGGGCTGCGGCGTGCCGGTGCGCTGGCGCAGCGCATGACACTGGTGAATGCCGACAGTCTCGACTGGCTGGTGACGCATCCGGCGGTGGCACAGGTGGTGTATCTGGACCCGATGTTTCCCGAACGGGAAAAATCCGCTGCGATCAAAAAAGATCTGGCGTGGCTGCAGCAACTTTCCCCCATCGACGATGAGGCCGGTGAGGCAGCGCTGCTGACAGCGGCGCTGACGGCGGCGGGCAAACGGGTGGTGGTCAAGCGGCCGTTGCGCGCACCGCTGCTGCCGGGCAGAAAGCCCTCTCACCAGCTGGCGGGGAAGACGGTGCGGTTTGATGTCTATGTGACGGGCTGA
- a CDS encoding undecaprenyl-diphosphate phosphatase, protein MDWLQTLVLALIQGLTEFLPVSSSAHLILPAQLLGWQDQGLAFDVAVHLGTLVAVVWYYRRQLTAMVGGAWQGVTQRRVNEDLRLGLLIVWATLPAVVCGLLFKDLIEQYTRSVTVIGITTVLFGALLWFADARGRQRIGLMGIGLGLATIIGVAQALALIPGTSRSGITITAALLVGLKREDAAHFSFLLSIPVILGALVLMSRDLVGLEHAYSLIQLGVACVLSALVAYLTIAFFVRLVSRVGMMPFAVYRLLLGAVLLLWFT, encoded by the coding sequence ATGGACTGGTTGCAGACACTGGTCCTGGCATTGATTCAGGGGCTGACCGAATTCCTGCCTGTCTCCAGTTCCGCGCATCTGATCCTGCCGGCGCAACTGCTCGGCTGGCAGGATCAGGGGCTGGCGTTTGATGTGGCGGTGCACCTGGGCACGCTGGTCGCGGTGGTGTGGTATTACCGCCGGCAACTGACCGCCATGGTCGGCGGTGCCTGGCAGGGCGTGACACAGCGGCGCGTGAACGAGGACCTGCGCCTGGGGCTGCTGATCGTCTGGGCGACCTTGCCGGCGGTGGTGTGCGGCCTGCTGTTCAAGGATCTGATCGAACAGTACACACGCTCTGTGACGGTGATCGGCATCACCACCGTGCTGTTCGGCGCACTGCTCTGGTTTGCCGACGCGCGCGGCCGGCAGCGGATCGGCCTGATGGGCATCGGCCTGGGGCTGGCGACGATCATTGGTGTGGCGCAGGCGCTGGCGCTGATCCCCGGGACGTCTCGCAGCGGCATCACCATCACGGCCGCATTGCTGGTCGGGTTGAAGCGTGAAGACGCGGCGCATTTTTCCTTTCTGCTCTCGATTCCGGTGATTCTGGGTGCGCTGGTCCTGATGAGCCGTGACCTGGTCGGGCTGGAGCATGCCTACAGCCTGATTCAGCTGGGCGTGGCCTGCGTGCTGTCCGCACTGGTGGCCTACCTCACCATCGCCTTCTTTGTGCGTCTGGTGAGCCGTGTCGGCATGATGCCGTTCGCGGTGTACCGGCTGCTCCTGGGTGCCGTGCTGCTGTTGTGGTTCACCTGA
- a CDS encoding acyl-CoA thioesterase: protein MIEWDLPRPHTLSMMVEDDSIDRMGHANNAAYVQWMEKVAWDHTEALGLGWETYSRLNRGFVARHTELEYLSPAFAGDRLLLGTWIVQNDFRISMTRRYQIVRESDGVTLVRGHTRWVCVAVDSGKPRRMPPEFVEGYAVTVKDAL, encoded by the coding sequence ATGATCGAATGGGATTTACCCCGACCGCACACGCTGTCGATGATGGTGGAAGACGACAGCATTGATCGCATGGGCCACGCCAACAACGCGGCCTACGTGCAGTGGATGGAAAAGGTGGCCTGGGACCATACCGAGGCGCTGGGCCTGGGCTGGGAAACCTATAGCCGTCTCAATCGCGGCTTTGTGGCACGCCATACTGAGCTGGAGTATCTCAGCCCCGCGTTTGCCGGTGACAGGTTGCTGCTGGGCACCTGGATTGTGCAGAACGATTTCCGCATCAGCATGACGCGCCGTTACCAGATCGTTCGTGAAAGCGATGGCGTGACGCTGGTGCGCGGCCATACGCGTTGGGTGTGCGTGGCGGTGGATTCCGGCAAACCGCGTCGCATGCCGCCGGAGTTTGTCGAGGGCTATGCCGTCACCGTCAAGGATGCGCTCTGA
- the tsaB gene encoding tRNA (adenosine(37)-N6)-threonylcarbamoyltransferase complex dimerization subunit type 1 TsaB yields MKLIGIETATESCSVALWQDGDLLERFEMAPRRQTELVLPMVEALLAEAGLTAAQLDGVAFGRGPGAFTGVRVAVAVAQGLAFAIDRPVLGISTLASAALAAFDRGARGPLLTAFDARMNELYLAVYERQGDNDRLHALVEDCLASPLTLPPLPQQVRTGTGSGEVHRAALQQALPALGEWLPDGYPRAATIVRLAAPGFAAGEGVDAAQARPVYLRDQVIQGANR; encoded by the coding sequence ATGAAACTGATCGGCATTGAAACCGCCACCGAAAGTTGCTCGGTGGCCCTGTGGCAGGACGGCGACCTGCTGGAGCGTTTTGAGATGGCGCCGCGCCGGCAGACCGAACTGGTGCTGCCGATGGTGGAGGCGTTGCTGGCGGAAGCGGGCCTGACGGCGGCGCAGCTTGATGGTGTGGCGTTTGGGCGCGGACCGGGCGCCTTTACCGGCGTGCGCGTGGCCGTAGCCGTGGCGCAGGGGTTGGCGTTTGCCATTGACCGGCCGGTGCTGGGTATCTCGACGCTGGCGTCGGCAGCGCTGGCGGCGTTTGATCGTGGCGCCCGCGGCCCATTGCTGACGGCGTTCGATGCGCGCATGAACGAACTGTACCTGGCAGTGTACGAACGGCAGGGTGACAACGACCGTTTGCATGCGCTGGTGGAAGATTGCCTCGCCAGCCCGCTGACCTTGCCACCGCTACCGCAGCAGGTACGCACCGGCACCGGCTCGGGGGAGGTGCACCGCGCCGCCCTGCAGCAGGCACTGCCCGCATTAGGAGAATGGCTGCCGGACGGTTATCCGCGCGCAGCCACCATTGTTCGGCTGGCGGCACCGGGTTTTGCCGCAGGGGAAGGGGTAGACGCCGCGCAGGCACGGCCCGTGTATCTGCGTGACCAGGTGATTCAGGGAGCTAACCGATGA
- a CDS encoding ATP-dependent DNA helicase: MSQVRDILQQGERFEAFIPGFLARAPQLEMATAVESALAAHEALVVEAETGTGKTLAYLVPALLSEGPTIISTGTKSLQDQLFFKDVPVVLKALGVRRRVALLKGRANYLCPYRLALHIEEGRFLARETAEQLQVVARWAGRTATGDLAELQELPEDAPVWPWVTSTADNCLGQDCPNYSECPVIQARQRAQEADLVVVNHHLFFADAALKGEGVSDLLPSANAVIFDEAHQLPDVAATFFGESLSARQITELGRDVLSEAGHTAADLQALNSLTAALERATADLRLALGDEGRRAPWQDVAHLKAVQEAVDGLLARLEELDAMVAPLQKASRGMDNCVRRSRELLNSLGRLTRAEDPAQVYWFENFRRTFMLHATPLAVAEAFGAHRARHQCAWVFTSATLSVAGNFSHFLDRLGLDQARTLRLASPFDFRRQAVLYVPENLPMPESPDYTRAVVDTMLPVIEAAKGRTFFLFTSHRALREAAALLRDRLPFPLLVQGEAGRRQLLEQFRGLGNAVLLGAASFWEGIDVRGDALSCVIIDKLPFGSPGDPVAAARIDNIRKQGGQPFRDFQLPQAVLTLRQGAGRLIRDPQDRGLLVVADPRIVNRSYGKLFLDSLPGMTRTRKLEVVQRFFRMLEQTSPALPEQRQDSDETDRH; this comes from the coding sequence TTGAGTCAGGTTCGCGACATTCTCCAGCAGGGCGAACGCTTTGAAGCGTTCATCCCTGGCTTCCTTGCTCGCGCGCCGCAACTGGAGATGGCCACCGCCGTGGAATCGGCCCTGGCGGCGCACGAGGCGCTGGTGGTGGAAGCGGAAACCGGCACCGGCAAGACGCTGGCCTATCTGGTGCCCGCGCTGCTCTCCGAAGGCCCGACCATCATTTCCACCGGCACCAAGAGCCTGCAGGACCAGTTGTTCTTCAAGGATGTGCCGGTAGTGCTCAAGGCACTCGGTGTGCGCCGGCGTGTGGCGCTGCTGAAAGGCCGCGCCAATTATCTCTGCCCGTATCGGCTGGCCCTGCACATTGAGGAAGGCCGCTTCCTGGCGCGTGAGACGGCGGAACAACTGCAGGTGGTGGCGCGCTGGGCCGGACGGACGGCCACCGGTGATCTCGCCGAGTTGCAGGAGCTGCCGGAAGACGCCCCGGTCTGGCCCTGGGTGACCAGCACGGCGGACAACTGTCTGGGACAGGACTGCCCCAACTACAGCGAGTGTCCCGTCATCCAGGCGCGCCAGCGTGCCCAGGAAGCAGACCTGGTGGTGGTCAATCATCACCTGTTTTTTGCCGACGCGGCGTTGAAAGGCGAAGGCGTGTCTGATCTGCTGCCGAGCGCCAATGCCGTGATCTTCGACGAAGCACATCAATTGCCGGATGTGGCGGCGACGTTCTTTGGTGAATCACTCAGCGCCCGCCAGATCACCGAGCTGGGCCGCGACGTGCTCAGCGAGGCCGGCCATACCGCCGCCGACCTGCAGGCACTGAACAGCCTCACAGCGGCGCTGGAGCGCGCCACAGCCGATCTGCGGCTGGCCCTGGGGGATGAGGGCCGTCGTGCCCCCTGGCAGGACGTCGCGCACCTCAAGGCGGTCCAGGAGGCCGTGGACGGGCTGCTGGCGCGGCTGGAGGAACTCGATGCGATGGTGGCGCCGTTGCAGAAGGCCAGCCGGGGCATGGATAACTGCGTCCGCCGCAGCCGCGAACTGCTGAACAGCCTGGGACGCCTGACCCGGGCCGAAGATCCTGCCCAGGTTTACTGGTTCGAGAATTTCCGCCGCACCTTCATGCTGCACGCAACGCCGCTGGCCGTGGCCGAAGCCTTCGGTGCCCACCGCGCCCGGCATCAGTGCGCCTGGGTCTTCACCTCGGCCACGCTGTCGGTGGCGGGCAATTTTTCTCATTTCCTGGACCGGCTCGGGCTGGACCAGGCGCGCACGCTGCGGCTGGCGAGCCCGTTCGATTTTCGGCGCCAGGCCGTCTTGTACGTTCCGGAAAATCTGCCGATGCCGGAGTCACCGGACTATACGCGCGCGGTGGTGGACACCATGCTGCCGGTGATCGAGGCGGCGAAAGGGCGCACGTTTTTCCTGTTCACCAGCCACCGCGCGCTGCGTGAAGCCGCAGCGCTGCTGCGTGACCGGCTGCCCTTCCCGCTGCTGGTGCAGGGTGAGGCCGGGCGGCGGCAACTGCTGGAACAGTTTCGCGGGCTTGGCAACGCTGTCCTGCTGGGCGCGGCCAGTTTCTGGGAAGGCATTGATGTACGCGGCGACGCGCTCAGTTGTGTGATCATCGACAAGCTGCCGTTCGGTTCGCCGGGCGATCCGGTGGCCGCCGCACGCATCGACAATATTCGTAAACAGGGTGGGCAGCCGTTTCGTGATTTCCAGTTGCCGCAGGCCGTGCTGACATTGCGGCAGGGCGCCGGCCGGCTGATTCGTGATCCGCAGGATCGCGGCCTGCTGGTGGTGGCCGACCCGCGCATCGTCAATCGCAGCTACGGCAAGCTGTTTCTCGACAGCTTGCCGGGCATGACCCGCACCCGCAAACTGGAGGTCGTCCAGCGTTTCTTCCGCATGCTTGAGCAGACCTCGCCGGCACTTCCCGAACAGAGACAGGATTCAGATGAAACTGATCGGCATTGA
- the mobA gene encoding molybdenum cofactor guanylyltransferase MobA, whose amino-acid sequence MSHYTLIILAGGAGRRMGGADKGLLPWHGQPVVQHLLQRFNDASQHLLVVNRHLAEYRALAAPFGAQVLQDQSEALLGPLAGLQAALSAARCAQCVLLPCDMPRLPATLPRQLCAARLDTADIAVLHDGQRLQPLCMALDSGYWQQNLDSWLNDRDRSVHGWLRDKPIRPVQCNEAARDAFANLNYPDEWTSG is encoded by the coding sequence ATGAGCCATTACACACTGATCATTCTCGCTGGCGGCGCCGGCCGGCGCATGGGCGGGGCCGACAAGGGGTTGCTGCCGTGGCACGGCCAGCCGGTGGTACAGCATCTGTTGCAGCGCTTCAACGACGCCTCGCAACACCTGCTGGTCGTCAATCGCCACCTTGCCGAGTACCGTGCGCTGGCCGCCCCGTTCGGGGCGCAGGTCTTACAGGACCAGAGCGAGGCGCTGCTCGGCCCGCTGGCCGGCCTGCAGGCCGCCCTGTCCGCCGCGCGCTGTGCGCAATGTGTGCTGCTGCCCTGCGACATGCCACGGCTGCCGGCTACTTTGCCCCGGCAACTCTGCGCAGCACGCCTCGATACGGCGGACATTGCCGTGCTGCATGACGGCCAGCGGCTGCAACCCTTGTGCATGGCGCTCGACAGCGGCTACTGGCAACAGAATCTGGACAGCTGGCTCAATGACAGGGATCGCAGTGTGCACGGCTGGCTGCGCGACAAGCCGATACGGCCGGTGCAATGCAATGAGGCAGCCAGGGACGCCTTCGCAAATCTGAATTATCCGGATGAATGGACATCCGGCTAA
- the minE gene encoding cell division topological specificity factor MinE, with protein MSIFSYLLPKKQNTASVAKERLQIIVARERSVRGGPDYLPQLQEELLAVVRKYVPVDPEAVMVQVDRESGCEILELNITLPEKE; from the coding sequence ATGAGCATCTTCAGTTATCTGCTGCCGAAAAAGCAGAACACCGCCTCGGTCGCCAAGGAACGTCTGCAGATCATCGTGGCCCGTGAACGGTCCGTGCGTGGCGGGCCGGATTACCTGCCTCAATTGCAGGAGGAACTGCTGGCCGTGGTACGCAAATATGTGCCGGTGGACCCGGAAGCGGTGATGGTGCAGGTGGATCGTGAGTCTGGCTGTGAAATCCTGGAGCTGAATATCACGCTGCCGGAAAAGGAATAG
- the minD gene encoding septum site-determining protein MinD: MTKIIVVTSGKGGVGKTTTSAALATGLALRGFKTAVIDFDVGLRNLDLIMGCERRVVYDLVNVISGDANIRQALIKDKRVENLYILPASQTRDKDALTQDGVERVLTALSEDMAMDYIICDSPAGIEKGALMAAYFADEAVVVTNPEVSSVRDSDRILGILASKTRRAEQGGGDIPARLLLTRYSADRVSRGEMLSVEDVQEILAIDLLGVIPESQAVLNASNAGTPVILDIESDAGQAYLDAVARFLGEQVPHRFLTVSKKGLLGRLFGGQG; the protein is encoded by the coding sequence GTGACCAAGATCATTGTTGTGACCTCCGGCAAAGGAGGCGTGGGCAAGACTACCACCAGCGCGGCGCTTGCCACCGGTCTCGCGCTGCGGGGCTTCAAGACAGCGGTCATCGACTTTGATGTCGGTCTGCGCAACCTGGACCTGATCATGGGCTGCGAACGGCGTGTGGTCTACGACCTGGTCAATGTGATCAGCGGTGATGCCAACATCCGCCAGGCGCTGATCAAGGACAAGCGCGTCGAGAATCTCTATATTTTGCCCGCGTCGCAGACCCGGGATAAGGATGCACTGACCCAGGACGGTGTGGAGCGGGTGCTGACGGCACTCAGCGAAGACATGGCCATGGACTACATCATCTGCGACAGCCCGGCGGGTATCGAGAAAGGCGCGCTGATGGCGGCCTACTTTGCCGATGAAGCCGTGGTGGTGACCAACCCGGAAGTCTCCAGCGTGCGTGACTCGGATCGCATTCTCGGGATTCTGGCCAGCAAGACGCGCCGTGCCGAACAGGGCGGTGGCGACATTCCCGCACGGCTGTTGTTGACCCGTTATTCCGCAGACCGGGTCAGCCGTGGCGAAATGCTGTCGGTGGAAGACGTTCAGGAAATCCTCGCCATCGACCTGCTGGGTGTGATCCCGGAATCCCAGGCGGTGCTCAACGCCTCCAACGCCGGCACCCCGGTGATTCTGGATATCGAGTCGGATGCCGGGCAGGCCTATCTGGATGCCGTCGCGCGTTTTCTGGGTGAGCAGGTGCCGCATCGCTTCCTCACCGTGTCCAAAAAAGGCCTGCTGGGCCGCCTGTTCGGAGGTCAGGGATGA
- the minC gene encoding septum site-determining protein MinC: MTAVVEENTVLEFRGRMLMMTVLHLKTLALDALHAQLDKSLEESPDWLRDVPIVLDLPPQVEASVVELALVLEALRARDMNLVAVAASSAISEQDIRALGLGMVTLGSQRGGNVPRAEKRADKPEAEPAAASRGETLVIDQPVRSGQQIYSRGDLIVLAPVGTGAELLAEGHIHVYSNLRGRALAGVRGDTSARVFCQQLNAELVSIAGHYRVAEDLPESWRNQAVHISLDGEAMQFSPLKPR, encoded by the coding sequence ATGACAGCAGTAGTGGAAGAAAATACCGTCCTCGAATTCCGCGGCCGCATGCTCATGATGACGGTCCTGCATCTGAAAACGCTGGCGCTGGATGCGCTGCACGCCCAGCTCGACAAAAGCCTTGAGGAATCCCCCGACTGGCTGCGCGATGTGCCCATCGTGCTGGACCTGCCGCCGCAGGTGGAAGCCTCGGTGGTGGAGCTGGCGCTGGTGCTGGAAGCGTTGCGCGCCCGCGACATGAACCTGGTGGCGGTGGCGGCCTCCAGTGCCATCTCGGAGCAGGACATCCGTGCGCTGGGGCTGGGTATGGTGACACTGGGCAGCCAGCGTGGCGGTAACGTGCCGCGTGCGGAGAAGCGTGCGGACAAACCCGAGGCCGAGCCGGCGGCCGCCTCGCGGGGGGAAACGCTGGTGATCGACCAGCCCGTCCGTTCCGGACAACAGATCTACAGCCGGGGTGACCTGATTGTGCTGGCGCCGGTGGGCACCGGCGCTGAATTGCTCGCTGAAGGGCATATCCATGTCTACAGCAACCTGCGCGGTCGTGCGCTGGCCGGTGTGCGCGGCGACACCTCCGCGCGCGTGTTCTGCCAGCAGCTCAATGCTGAGCTGGTGTCCATCGCCGGGCATTACCGGGTGGCGGAGGACCTGCCAGAGAGTTGGCGCAATCAGGCGGTACATATTTCGCTGGACGGGGAAGCAATGCAGTTTTCGCCGCTCAAGCCCCGTTGA
- the adk gene encoding adenylate kinase: MRVILLGAPGAGKGTQAQFIMEQYGIPQISTGDMLRAAVKAGTPLGLEAKKVMDAGGLVSDDIIIGLVKERITQPDCENGFLFDGFPRTIPQAQALVEAGITIDAVVELDVDDAEIIERLSGRRVHPASGRVYHLKYNPPKVPGKDDVTGDDLVQRDDDREETVRKRLEVYQQQTRPLVDFYQDLARQDSGVAPAYIRVPGVGSMDDIRARIFEGLDARR; encoded by the coding sequence ATGCGCGTCATCCTGCTTGGCGCGCCTGGGGCCGGTAAGGGCACCCAGGCGCAGTTCATTATGGAACAGTACGGTATCCCGCAGATTTCCACCGGCGATATGCTGCGTGCGGCGGTGAAGGCCGGTACCCCTCTGGGGCTGGAAGCCAAGAAAGTGATGGATGCAGGTGGCCTGGTGTCGGATGACATCATCATCGGCCTGGTGAAAGAGCGTATTACCCAGCCGGATTGCGAAAACGGCTTCCTGTTTGACGGTTTCCCGCGCACCATTCCGCAGGCGCAGGCACTGGTGGAAGCGGGCATCACCATTGACGCCGTAGTGGAGCTGGATGTGGATGACGCCGAGATCATCGAGCGTCTGTCCGGCCGGCGTGTGCATCCGGCGTCCGGCCGCGTGTACCACCTCAAATATAATCCGCCGAAAGTACCAGGCAAGGATGATGTGACCGGTGATGATCTGGTGCAGCGCGACGATGACCGCGAGGAAACCGTGCGCAAGCGTCTGGAGGTATACCAGCAGCAGACCCGCCCGCTGGTCGATTTCTATCAGGATCTGGCCAGGCAGGATTCCGGTGTGGCGCCGGCCTATATTCGTGTGCCCGGCGTCGGTTCCATGGACGATATCCGTGCACGCATCTTCGAAGGGCTTGATGCCCGGCGTTGA
- a CDS encoding tetratricopeptide repeat protein — MMIVLLVVLALGTALWLLWLWQREARRAGARLSPGWLAAGLLVPVLGALVYLAFGFQRDTLEWVADYHTLRPAARELAAGHPPQGLDETVSPAALTRVLQRQLAMTPTADGWYALGLLYGELQAPAMSVLSARKALASDPDLIPARLLLAQSLVDEAEGQLTDEAREVLDGVLAVQPEHDGAWMLLGMAASQSRDYALAADAWRQLLSRHADSEAGDVLRRSLAFADAQQAQAGRFAEVSVTVAAAEVPPGGSLFVFLQPEGGSGQPLAARRVLAEQFPVTVRLRQGDWLQPFPEADTAVVVGARYSPSAAAGVDQAMLAAPPRPFTPGETVTLQLR; from the coding sequence ATGATGATAGTGCTGCTGGTGGTGCTGGCCCTGGGCACAGCGTTATGGCTGCTGTGGCTCTGGCAACGGGAAGCGCGCCGTGCCGGTGCACGCCTGTCGCCAGGCTGGCTGGCGGCGGGTCTGCTGGTGCCGGTGCTGGGCGCCCTGGTGTATCTGGCGTTCGGTTTCCAGCGCGATACGCTGGAGTGGGTGGCGGATTATCACACGCTGCGGCCGGCGGCCCGGGAACTGGCGGCCGGGCACCCGCCGCAGGGGCTGGATGAAACGGTGTCGCCGGCGGCACTGACCCGCGTCCTGCAGCGGCAGCTGGCGATGACGCCGACGGCGGACGGCTGGTATGCGCTGGGATTGCTGTACGGTGAATTGCAGGCGCCAGCCATGTCCGTGCTGTCGGCACGCAAGGCGCTGGCATCTGATCCGGACCTGATACCGGCTCGCCTGCTGCTGGCGCAGAGTCTGGTGGACGAAGCCGAGGGCCAACTGACCGATGAAGCCCGCGAGGTGCTGGATGGCGTGCTCGCGGTGCAGCCGGAACACGACGGCGCCTGGATGCTGCTGGGCATGGCGGCCAGCCAGAGCCGTGACTATGCATTGGCGGCGGATGCCTGGCGCCAGTTGCTGTCGCGCCACGCTGACAGCGAGGCCGGCGATGTACTGCGCCGCAGCCTGGCGTTTGCCGACGCCCAGCAGGCGCAGGCGGGCCGGTTTGCCGAGGTCAGTGTGACGGTGGCTGCAGCGGAGGTGCCGCCGGGTGGTTCGCTGTTCGTGTTCCTCCAGCCGGAGGGGGGGAGTGGCCAGCCACTGGCGGCGCGGCGGGTGCTGGCGGAGCAATTCCCGGTGACGGTGCGTCTCCGCCAGGGCGACTGGCTGCAACCGTTCCCCGAGGCGGATACGGCCGTGGTGGTCGGCGCGCGCTACAGCCCGTCGGCTGCCGCCGGCGTCGACCAGGCTATGCTGGCCGCCCCGCCGCGTCCCTTTACGCCGGGTGAAACCGTCACCTTGCAGTTGCGATAA
- a CDS encoding cytochrome c-type biogenesis protein produces MIRLLLALCLLLPLAAAAVIDVYEFDSAEQEARFRSLTQELRCPKCQNQSIADSDADIAADMRARTAEMIRDGASDRDVVEFFRARYGDFVSYRPPFAVNTLLLWLGPVVVVLIGGGLVGRQLRRASQAPLDDDDMQPDERQRENEQ; encoded by the coding sequence ATGATCCGTCTGTTGCTGGCTCTTTGTCTGCTGCTGCCACTGGCGGCGGCGGCAGTGATTGATGTGTACGAATTCGACAGTGCCGAGCAGGAAGCGCGCTTTCGCTCGCTGACGCAGGAATTGCGTTGCCCGAAGTGCCAGAACCAGAGCATCGCCGATTCCGATGCGGATATTGCGGCGGACATGCGTGCACGTACCGCCGAGATGATTCGCGACGGCGCGAGTGATCGCGACGTGGTGGAGTTTTTCCGTGCCCGCTACGGTGATTTTGTCAGTTACCGGCCACCATTTGCCGTCAATACGTTGTTGCTGTGGCTTGGGCCCGTCGTGGTGGTGCTGATCGGCGGGGGTCTGGTCGGGCGCCAGTTGCGTCGCGCCAGCCAGGCACCGCTGGATGACGATGACATGCAGCCGGATGAGCGCCAGCGGGAGAATGAACAATGA
- a CDS encoding DsbE family thiol:disulfide interchange protein, whose amino-acid sequence MKKSLWALIPLVLFLALVVLLYNGLGRDTEELPSTLVGQPVPAFSLPSLIGEDRMLGPKLFEDRWSLLNIWATWCPTCYVEHPYLLQLARQGVAIVGVNYKDNDEKARTYLAELGNPYTEVIVDKRGTLGMDLGVYGAPETYLINPQGHIVLRHTGEVNERAWQQKFLPLIKGEGVQ is encoded by the coding sequence ATGAAGAAATCACTCTGGGCGCTGATTCCGCTGGTGCTGTTCCTGGCGCTGGTGGTGCTGTTGTACAACGGCCTGGGCCGCGACACGGAAGAATTGCCGTCAACACTGGTGGGCCAGCCGGTGCCGGCGTTTTCACTGCCGTCGCTGATTGGCGAGGATCGCATGCTGGGGCCAAAGCTGTTCGAGGACCGCTGGTCGCTGCTGAATATCTGGGCCACCTGGTGCCCGACCTGTTATGTGGAGCACCCCTACCTGCTGCAACTGGCGCGCCAGGGTGTGGCCATCGTTGGCGTCAACTACAAGGACAATGACGAGAAGGCGCGCACCTATCTGGCCGAGCTGGGCAACCCCTATACCGAAGTGATCGTCGACAAGCGCGGCACATTGGGTATGGACCTCGGTGTGTATGGCGCGCCGGAGACCTATCTGATCAACCCGCAAGGCCACATCGTGCTGCGCCATACCGGCGAAGTGAACGAACGCGCGTGGCAGCAGAAATTCCTGCCGCTGATCAAAGGGGAGGGCGTGCAATGA